Proteins co-encoded in one Gemmatimonadota bacterium genomic window:
- a CDS encoding DUF1932 domain-containing protein, which produces MEVRRIAILSPGEMGHSVGRCLLAGGFDVATCLTGRSERTRTLTTAAGIRDEPDLDVLVRDTDLILSILVPDQALALARKVAEVLKRTAASRQAGSSPAYADCNAVSPDTAREIDRVISGAGGRFIDAGIIGGPPGAVEKTRFYASGPYEAILTQLDGHGILVRPLGGEVGRASGIKMCYASVTKGTSALHAAALTAAEVMGLSEELLAEFAESQGQRLRAMGGVNSLSAKAFRWIGEMQEIAATYERAGVSPGFHEGAEHIFRLIAESPIGHERPETVDRSRTLVETVAIFADEARRRSREPGKG; this is translated from the coding sequence ATGGAAGTACGACGAATCGCCATATTGAGCCCGGGAGAGATGGGACATTCCGTAGGGAGATGCCTCCTGGCGGGTGGCTTCGATGTTGCCACCTGCCTGACCGGCCGAAGCGAACGGACCCGTACTTTGACGACGGCCGCGGGCATCCGGGATGAACCGGACCTGGACGTTCTGGTGCGGGACACCGACCTGATCCTGTCCATCCTGGTGCCCGATCAGGCCCTGGCGCTCGCCAGAAAGGTAGCGGAGGTGTTGAAACGGACCGCGGCCTCGAGACAGGCCGGGTCCTCGCCGGCCTACGCCGACTGCAACGCAGTCTCCCCGGATACGGCGAGAGAGATCGACCGGGTCATCTCCGGCGCCGGAGGGCGCTTCATTGACGCAGGCATCATCGGCGGTCCTCCCGGCGCAGTCGAGAAGACCCGCTTCTATGCTTCCGGTCCTTACGAGGCCATACTCACGCAACTCGACGGCCACGGAATCCTCGTCCGGCCACTGGGCGGCGAAGTAGGCAGGGCGTCGGGCATCAAGATGTGCTATGCCTCGGTTACCAAGGGGACCTCCGCCCTCCATGCCGCGGCACTGACCGCCGCCGAAGTCATGGGTCTGAGTGAGGAGCTGCTGGCGGAATTCGCCGAAAGCCAGGGCCAGCGGCTCAGGGCGATGGGCGGCGTGAACAGCCTGTCGGCCAAAGCCTTCCGCTGGATCGGTGAAATGCAGGAGATCGCGGCGACCTACGAACGTGCCGGGGTATCGCCCGGTTTTCACGAAGGCGCCGAACACATCTTCCGCCTCATCGCCGAAAGTCCCATCGGCCACGAACGGCCTGAGACCGTGGACCGCAGCCGCACCCTTGTGGAAACGGTGGCCATCTTCGCGGACGAGGCGCGTCGGCGGTCACGTGAACCCGGTAAAGGATAA
- a CDS encoding class I SAM-dependent methyltransferase, translating into MKNTNPRTEPLEDHPDRLKWNARYLSPKRLAPKGFCPLYDRAGALGYPEGPVLELACGQSDQALTLAGDGREVLAVDISNVALDHLRTEAAEKGLEPRLTCVEADLASWRPPTDSKFALVICVMYWEAAVFDYAWPVVADGGLIAWQGFNLDHLRYRPAQNPDWCFKEDEPANRLPAGEFTVLHEEDVDEGHRVIRRMVARRIRS; encoded by the coding sequence TTGAAGAACACGAATCCCCGCACGGAACCACTTGAAGACCATCCCGACCGGCTGAAGTGGAACGCAAGGTACCTGTCGCCGAAGCGCCTGGCGCCCAAGGGTTTTTGCCCGCTGTACGACCGGGCCGGTGCCCTGGGATATCCAGAAGGTCCCGTGCTGGAACTCGCCTGCGGCCAGTCGGACCAGGCTCTCACCCTGGCCGGCGACGGTCGCGAGGTGCTTGCTGTCGACATATCGAACGTAGCGCTTGACCATTTGCGTACGGAGGCGGCGGAAAAGGGGCTCGAGCCCCGTCTGACCTGCGTGGAAGCGGACCTGGCATCCTGGCGTCCGCCAACCGATAGTAAATTCGCCCTTGTGATCTGCGTAATGTACTGGGAGGCGGCGGTCTTCGACTATGCCTGGCCCGTGGTCGCCGACGGAGGGCTCATCGCCTGGCAGGGCTTTAACCTGGACCACCTGCGGTACCGGCCCGCACAGAACCCGGACTGGTGCTTCAAAGAAGACGAACCCGCGAACCGGCTTCCCGCCGGCGAGTTTACCGTGTTGCACGAAGAGGACGTGGATGAAGGCCACCGTGTGATCCGTCGCATGGTGGCCAGGAGGATCCGAAGTTGA
- a CDS encoding succinylglutamate desuccinylase/aspartoacylase family protein gives MPREVVRPDKLDLDSPGRRDYWVALEHDSLWADHLIPLTVMVGPDAREGEGLLATGSNHGNEYEGPVAVKVLLQEIELVAVKGRLIFIPVLNPAAFHAGRRASDADDGVNLNRAFVDGAGTSPALAGITHRIAGFVREYLWPRVHVVTDIHSGGAELDFALCSSFHEVDDPEQAVVIENTARWFGTPFLMAYQNETPGLMVSEAERLGKITIGTELGWGESVNPDGVRYARHGIRAAAIHHGQLAGDIQPIAHHADGTQKLTAIIDRACYVPAPFPGHYEPLMACGARVAAGQTVGNLHDFYRVDDPPWPVRAGVDGYVLSQAFRQPVRQGSHILVVAQEYPLRSIPA, from the coding sequence ATGCCTCGTGAAGTCGTCCGGCCCGATAAACTCGATCTCGATTCGCCCGGGCGCCGGGACTACTGGGTCGCCCTCGAACACGATTCACTCTGGGCGGACCATCTCATCCCCCTGACGGTCATGGTCGGACCTGACGCGCGCGAAGGCGAAGGCCTTCTCGCCACAGGTTCCAACCACGGCAACGAATACGAAGGACCGGTGGCGGTCAAGGTACTGCTTCAGGAGATCGAGCTGGTAGCCGTCAAGGGGCGTCTGATCTTCATTCCCGTGCTCAACCCCGCTGCCTTTCACGCGGGCCGCCGGGCCAGCGACGCCGACGACGGGGTCAACCTGAACCGGGCGTTCGTGGACGGCGCCGGCACCTCGCCGGCCCTCGCGGGCATCACCCACCGGATCGCCGGGTTTGTGCGGGAATATCTCTGGCCCCGTGTGCACGTCGTGACGGACATCCATTCCGGCGGGGCCGAGCTCGACTTCGCCCTGTGTTCGAGTTTCCACGAGGTGGATGATCCGGAACAGGCGGTCGTCATCGAAAATACGGCACGGTGGTTCGGCACGCCCTTCTTGATGGCCTACCAGAACGAGACGCCCGGGCTGATGGTCAGCGAAGCCGAGCGGTTGGGTAAGATCACCATCGGCACCGAACTGGGCTGGGGAGAATCGGTCAATCCCGACGGCGTCCGGTATGCGCGGCACGGCATACGGGCCGCGGCCATCCACCACGGCCAGCTTGCCGGTGACATCCAGCCCATCGCCCATCACGCCGACGGCACCCAGAAACTGACGGCCATAATCGACCGGGCCTGTTACGTACCGGCGCCTTTCCCGGGTCACTACGAACCGCTCATGGCCTGCGGCGCACGCGTTGCGGCGGGGCAGACCGTGGGAAACCTGCACGATTTCTACCGCGTGGACGATCCGCCCTGGCCTGTACGCGCGGGCGTGGACGGCTACGTGCTTTCGCAGGCGTTCCGCCAGCCGGTCAGGCAGGGTAGCCACATCCTGGTCGTGGCCCAGGAATACCCGTTGCGGTCGATTCCCGCGTAA